One genomic window of Solanum stenotomum isolate F172 chromosome 9, ASM1918654v1, whole genome shotgun sequence includes the following:
- the LOC125875972 gene encoding probable carboxylesterase 120: MSDQNLETMSIDPNVDPYGYLGMVRNSDGSITRLQKPLVPIDTSNDLSHLVVTKDITINSSKNTWARIILPRELLYSTTSTPKLPLVIYFHGGGFIVATVDSPSFQGLYASIASEIPAVVVSIEYRQAPEHRLPAAYDDCMEALHWIKNKPDELLSNHADFSKCFLMGTSAGGNVVYHVGLRAAESWDNLKPLEIKGLILNQPFFGGNERTQSEVRLSNDKVLPPIISDIMWDLGLPKGVDRDHEYSNPMVGIESNPNLLDQVKLLGWKMLVTGCDGDPLIDRQVDLVKVLKELGVQVEGSFTQGFYHGSEIIDPLKAKEFSLLVKELIRHF, translated from the coding sequence ATGTCTGATCAAAATCTTGAAACTATGTCAATTGATCCTAATGTTGATCCCTATGGCTATTTGGGCATGGTTCGTAATTCTGATGGTTCCATCACACGTCTACAAAAACCTCTTGTTCCGATAGACACATCTAATGATCTTTCCCATCTAGTCGTGACCAAAGATATTACTATTAACTCCTCAAAGAACACATGGGCACGTATTATACTCCCTCGTGAACTTCTCTATTCCACCACCAGTACTCCTAAACTTCCTCTCGTGATCTATTTTCACGGAGGAGGATTCATAGTAGCAACTGTAGATTCGCCTAGCTTTCAAGGATTATACGCGTCAATTGCTAGTGAAATTCCAGCAGTTGTTGTATCAATTGAGTATCGTCAAGCCCCCGAGCATAGACTTCCAGCAGCATACGACGATTGCATGGAAGCATTGCATTGGATCAAGAACAAACCCGACGAGCTATTATCCAACCACGCTGatttctccaaatgcttcctaATGGGCACGAGTGCCGGAGGCAACGTGGTGTACCACGTGGGCCTACGCGCCGCAGAGAGTTGGGACAACCTCAagcctttggaaatcaaggggTTGATATTGAATCAACCTTTCTTTGGTGGGAATGAGAGGACACAATCAGAAGTAAGATTGTCTAATGACAAGGTGTTACCCCCAATTATAAGTGATATCATGTGGGACCTAGGATTGCCTAAAGGTGTTGATCGCGATCATGAGTATTCAAATCCAATGGTGGGGATTGAATCAAACCCGAACCTATTGGATCAAGTAAAATTATTAGGATGGAAAATGTTGGTGACTGGTTGTGATGGTGATCCTTTAATTGACCGCCAAGTTGACCTAGTAAAGGTGTTGAAAGAATTGGGCGTTCAAGTAGAGGGTAGTTTCACTCAAGGATTTTATCACGGATCAGAGATTATTGATCCTTTGAAAGCTAAAGAATTTTCCTTACTTGTAAAGGAACTTATACGTCACTTTTAA
- the LOC125877335 gene encoding uncharacterized protein LOC125877335: MAFHTSEKVLLKVSPMKWVMIIGKKGKLSPRYIGPFEILDCVGSMTYRLALPPSLSGVYPVFHVSMLKKFHGDRDYIIKWDSVLLNKDLQCEEEPIAILDRDF, from the coding sequence atggcattTCACACTAGTGAGAAAGTTCTTCttaaagtgtcacccatgaaatGGGTGATGATAATCGGCAAGAAGGGCAAACTTAGTCCtcgatacattggtccatttgagattcttgactgTGTAGGGTCAATGActtatagattggctttaccacCTAGCTTATCTGGAGTTtatccagtgtttcatgtgtccatgttgaagaagtttcaTGGGGACAGAGATTACATTATAAAATGGGACTCAGTGTTGTTAAACAAAGACCTTCAGtgtgaggaggaaccgattgcaattcttgatcgtgatttTTGA